In Haliscomenobacter hydrossis DSM 1100, the DNA window CCCTGAGTTCTACGGGGATCGTACCCTTCATGGAGCGTTATTCCAACTCTACCCGCGAGGTAGCACAAGATGGTCGCCGGGGCGCATTGATGCTCACCGTATCCAGCAAACACCCCGACGCCGAAGATTTTATCGACGCGAAACTGGAGCAAGGCAAAGTAACTGGTGCCAACGTTTCGGTGCGCATCGACGATGATTTTATGCGGGCAGCCATCGGCGGCACGCCTTACCAGCAGCAGTTCCCCGTTGACGCCAAAAACCCTAAAGTCACCAAAGAGATTGATGCTTCCGCACTCTGGGACAAAATCATTTACAACGCCTGGAAATCTGCCGAACCAGGGGTACTGTTTTGGGATACCGTCTTGCGAGAGTCGGTGCCAGATTGTTACGCTGACCTGGGTTACCGCACCATCTCGACCAACCCCTGTGGAGAAATCCCCCTTTCCCCCTACGACAGCTGCCGCCTGTTGGCGCTGAACTTGTACAGCTACGTAGAGCAGCCCTTTACGCCTGAAGCGTTCTTCAATTTTGAAAAATTCGCCAAACACGCCCAATTGGCCCAACGTTTCATGGACGACATCATCGACATGGAGTTGGAAAAAGTGGACCGCATCATCGAAAAAATCGAAAAAGATCCTGAAGCCCGCGACCTGAAAGAAGTAGAGTACGAATTGTGGAACAAAGTCCGTACCGCCTGCATCGGAGGTCGCCGCACGGGTGTGGGCATCACCGCCGAAGGAGATACCCTCGCTGCACTGGGCTTCCGTTACGGCAGCGATGAAGGCATCGAGATGGCGGTGAAAATCCACCAAAGCCTGGCCGTCAATGCATACCGTGCCTCGGTAGACATGGCCCGCGACCGTGGTGCTTTCCCCATTTTCGACAGCAAGCGCGAAGAGCAAAATCCGTTCATCCAGCGCCTGGCCTCCGTCGACCCCACCTTGTATGCCGATATGCAGCGCTATGGCCGCCGCAACATCGCCCTGCTGACCATCGCCCCAACGGGCACCACCAGCTTGATGACCCAAACCACCTCGGGTATCGAACCAGTATTTATGGTCAGCTATAAGCGCCGCCGCAAAGTGAACCCCAACGACAAAGAGGTAAAAGTGGCCTTCATCGATGAGGTCGGCGACCACTGGGAAGAGTACAACGTTTTCCACCACAAATTCCTGGACTGGCTACAGCAAAACGGCTATCAGGTGGACGAGGTGACCAAAATGAACGCCGAGGAACTGCAACCCATCATTGAAAAATCGCCGTACCACAAAGCGACCGCCAATGACGTAGACTGGGTGCAAAAAGTAAAAATGCAGGGTGCCATCCAGAAATGGGTCGATCACTCGATCAGCGTAACGGTCAACGTACCGGAAGATACCTCGGTAGACATGGTCAAGCGCATTTACCAAACGGCCTGGGAAGTGGGTTGCAAAGGTTGCACCATTTACCGCGATGGCTCGCGCTCCGGAGTTTTGATCTCCAATGAAAAGAAAGACAAAAAAGGCAAAAAGGGTGCCAATGGGCAATCGTCCAACGGCAATGGCCACGCCAAGTTTGGGGAAAACCACTACCCCGAGCGCCCCGACCGCCTGGATGCCCGCATCGTGCGCTTCCAAAATAACGACAAACCCTGGATTGCGGTAATCGGCTTGATGGATGGTCGCCCTTACGAGGTGTTCACGGGTGCTGCGATCGATACCTTCAAGTTACCCCCTTACGTAGAAACGGGCTGGGTCAACAAAGCCAAAGGGGAAGACGGCCGCAACCGCTACGACTTCCAGTTCATGGACCGCGATGGCTACCGCGTGACCATCGAAGGCCTCAGCCGCAGCTTCAACAAGGAATACTGGAACTATGCCAAACTGATTTCCGGCGTACTGCGCCTGGGCATGCCCCTCCAACAGGTGGTCGACCTCGTCGAAGGCCTCAACGCCGACGAGGATTACATCAACACCTGGAAAAATGGCGTGGTTCGCGCCCTGAAAACGCTGGTGCCCGATGGGACGAAGGCCGTGAAAGCGGAGTGCCCGTCTTGCGGGGATGCGCATGGTTTGGTGTATAAAGAAGGGTGTTTGAGTTGTGTGAGTTGTGGATATTCGAAGTGTAATTGATTGAAATAAAGAATAGCCGGGTTGCCTGAATTGGCGACCCGGCGTCATAATATAAGACAGATAAGAAAAAAAGCTATTCCTTTGCATATATTGAAGATTATTCAAGTAACCGGAAAATCAATTCAACCGCTACCGCGGTTGCCACACATCCCCTAACCATTCTTGTCCCCGGATGAGCCGGGGCTATTCAGAATTCAACCGCTTTCGCGGTTTGTAGCGACCAAACTTGGATAGCATTGACATCATATTTGGTGGAGGGCATGTACGAAAAATAGAGCATAAACCACTCACAATCATCTTCCCTACTAATTGCGGAGCGATTGAATTTCGAATAGCCCCGGTCGTTTGCAGGGCCGATCAGTTCTCATCATGAGTTAAGTTAAGCCGAAAAATCGCGTAGCGATGATCCATTTTGTAGCGGCGGGTTTCAACCCGCCGTCAATGACATACCCCCGTCAATGGAGTGCCGTAGGTACGACGAATCAAGGTCAAAATGAGCCGTACCTACGGCACTCCATTGAAAACCCTAAACCTTTCATCGGCGGGTTGAAACCCGCCGCTATAAAATGGATCATCGCTACGCGACTGGTTTTGTGCTACATGAAAGCTTGTACGATGTTATTAGATATGGTTTTTTCGGTTTTTCCTAGAACTGATCGGCTCTGCGGTCGTCCGGGGTTTTGGAAGATCCGGGAATGTTTACAGACGCTGGCGCGGTTGAACACCCCGTATCCATCTTGCCCTGAATCAAACTTCGGCCCCTCCCCCAAAACCCCAGGCTGGGACAAACGCTCCTGTTTGTCCCAAACCCGCCAGGGCCAAATGCAACGAGATTAGTATAAAAAAACAGTCAGTTATGATATGCTTACAAGTGCAGAAGTTGGCAGTTTTTCAATCAAACTGCCGCACCTTGTTCAGTAGATGCGCAAGGATTCAAAATAGTTGGGTTTCCGTAGACAAAAAAATCAATACAAAAGTTCCTCATAGCCACTCTTGTTCTACACTTTTGCAACTTTAGTCGAAGCGTATACCACTTTTTGCACATTACTCGTATTTTGCAGTCCGTGCAGGAATGCACTTCAACTTATGCAAGTAGACCGTTTACAAGCACAACAACAACTGCTCAATCGCCTAAGATCTGACGACAAAGGAGCCTTGCAGGAAATCTTTCAGGACAACTACCAGAAAGTTTGTGGGGCTATTTTTCGCCTGATCAAAGACTCGGTAACGGTTGAAGACCTGGCCCAGGAGGTATTTTTTCGCTTTTGGCAAAAACGCCATCAGATTGAAATCACCGCTTCGCTTGACGCCTATTTGCGGCGGATGGCCGTAAACGAGGGGCTGGCCTATTTGCGCAGCCGGAAATATTTTACCGAAGAAATCGAGCCCCATTCCGCCCAGATCAGCGACGGGGGAACCGCCGAGGACCGTTTTTTACATACCGAGCTGGAGCAAAACATCCGCAGTGCCATTGATGGCCTCCCCCCCAAATGCCGGATGGTGTTTCAACTGAGTCGCTACGAAGAAATGAGCTACCAGGAAATTGCCAATCAAATGGGCATTTCCATCAAAACAGTGGAAAATCAGATGGGCAAAGCACTCAAAATATTGCGGCAGGAATTGCATGGGTACTTGCATGTTTTGTTGGCTATTTTACTCTATGGGTGGTAAGGTGTTAAGTGGATGTTTAAAAAACCATAAATTTTTCATAAACTTGCAGTAGGGAATAGGGGTACGCAGATGTTTTTTGCATCCATACCCTGACCATAATTCTGTTTACATGGAAAGTACTTTACAAGAGGATCTGATTGGCAAATACCTGTCCGGCGAATTGTCGCCCGGGGAGAAGGGCGAGTTGATGGCCTGGGTAGATGCCAGCTCCGAAAACCGGGAGGTTTTTGAGGAGATGATCCAATTGTGGAGCATGACTGATGAAGAGCCTGCGTTCAATTTTCCGGTCAAATTACCCAATGCCTGGGCCAGACTGGATCAGCGCATCGATACCAATATCGCCCTCGACCGGGTCGAGCCACAAAGCAGCCCGGCAAAGCCGATGCCTCAAATTGGCGTACCACCCAAAATACGCAGTTTGAACCGGGCCTGGTCTGCCGCCGCCGCCATTGCCGTACTATTGGTTGCCTCCTGGTGGATTTTCCTGCGCGAAAGAACCCCCGATACCTTCGCCATCAGTACCCAAACGAACGAGAGCCGCAGCATCACCCTCCCCGATGAAAGTAAAGTGGTGCTCAATGAAAACTCGAGCTTGAGCTATTATTATGCTGGCGATACCCGCAAAGTGGTGCTGAGCGGGGAAGCTTTTTTTGACGTTGCCAAAGATGCCCGCCATCCATTTGTAATCCAGAGTGGGGATGTAGAAACCAAAGTCCTGGGTACCAGTTTCAACATTCGGGCCTATCCCGATGAAGGAAAGGTAAAAGTCAGTGTCAAAACCGGACGGGTGGAAGTCAGCAAACGAAAGAAACCCAATCAAGTAACTATCGCTCCACTGGAATTGTTACCCGGCAATACCGGTGTATACATTGCTCAAACTGAAATCCTTGAAAAAGCCCCGGATGTGGCTACCGAAGATGTGGATGTTTGGCAACAAGGGGTGCTGAACTTCCAAAATGGAACTACGCTAGCCGAAATCATTCCTGCTGTGGAAAAGTTGTACGACATTAAAATCAAAGCGGAGGCTGACATTTTGAATACCCCCATCAATCGGATAAGTTTTTCGCGCGAATTCAGCGTACAGCAAGCAATGGAACTGATCACGGTGCCTTTCAATGGCAAATTTACCTTTGATGGTGAGACTTTTGTGCTCTCTCGCGGCGACATGTAAGGAGACCCTATTAGTAGCCCATTACACGAATCTTATCGATGAGACTATTTTCCTCCATATTACTCTTCTGTTGTTTTATTGCTTCCTTACCCGGACAAAACCTCGCGCGTAAAGTCAGTTTTTCCTATAACCGCATCCCCCTTAAGCGGGTGCTTGATGATGTTTCTGCCGATTTCGACGTCTACTTTGTCTATAGCCCGGAATACATCCCCATTACCCAACCCGTTAGCGTCAGTGTTTCGAATGTAGCCCTCTCTGAGGCGCTGGATAAATTATTTGATCCATTGCCCATCGCCTACAAACCCATCGGTGGGCAAATCGTATTGCGCCCGGTGGAAAAAAACCCTCCACCGCGCATTACCAATAAAACGATCCCCAAAGAAATTGACCAGCAAAGTCCCTTGTATGCCGATCCCAGGATGGAGGAAATCATTGCGGAACGCAAAAAACGCTGGGCCGGGAGCTCGCCCACCATTTCTGGCCGCCCTACCCCCCAGCAACTCAATCAATCAGCGACCTCCAAAAAAACGGAAGACTTGCAAGCCACCCGTTTTGAAC includes these proteins:
- a CDS encoding FecR family protein, whose translation is MESTLQEDLIGKYLSGELSPGEKGELMAWVDASSENREVFEEMIQLWSMTDEEPAFNFPVKLPNAWARLDQRIDTNIALDRVEPQSSPAKPMPQIGVPPKIRSLNRAWSAAAAIAVLLVASWWIFLRERTPDTFAISTQTNESRSITLPDESKVVLNENSSLSYYYAGDTRKVVLSGEAFFDVAKDARHPFVIQSGDVETKVLGTSFNIRAYPDEGKVKVSVKTGRVEVSKRKKPNQVTIAPLELLPGNTGVYIAQTEILEKAPDVATEDVDVWQQGVLNFQNGTTLAEIIPAVEKLYDIKIKAEADILNTPINRISFSREFSVQQAMELITVPFNGKFTFDGETFVLSRGDM
- a CDS encoding RNA polymerase sigma factor → MQVDRLQAQQQLLNRLRSDDKGALQEIFQDNYQKVCGAIFRLIKDSVTVEDLAQEVFFRFWQKRHQIEITASLDAYLRRMAVNEGLAYLRSRKYFTEEIEPHSAQISDGGTAEDRFLHTELEQNIRSAIDGLPPKCRMVFQLSRYEEMSYQEIANQMGISIKTVENQMGKALKILRQELHGYLHVLLAILLYGW
- a CDS encoding adenosylcobalamin-dependent ribonucleoside-diphosphate reductase: MIARDQENTAQLQTYSFEEAVAATTVYFNGDNLAANVWVNKYALKDSFGNIYEKTPDDMHRRIAKEIARIESKYPNPLNEEEAYELVRNFKYIVPQGSPMAGIGNNMQVSSLSNCFVIGNFADSYGGIIRTDEEQVQLMKRRGGVGHDLSHIRPKGSPVMNSALSSTGIVPFMERYSNSTREVAQDGRRGALMLTVSSKHPDAEDFIDAKLEQGKVTGANVSVRIDDDFMRAAIGGTPYQQQFPVDAKNPKVTKEIDASALWDKIIYNAWKSAEPGVLFWDTVLRESVPDCYADLGYRTISTNPCGEIPLSPYDSCRLLALNLYSYVEQPFTPEAFFNFEKFAKHAQLAQRFMDDIIDMELEKVDRIIEKIEKDPEARDLKEVEYELWNKVRTACIGGRRTGVGITAEGDTLAALGFRYGSDEGIEMAVKIHQSLAVNAYRASVDMARDRGAFPIFDSKREEQNPFIQRLASVDPTLYADMQRYGRRNIALLTIAPTGTTSLMTQTTSGIEPVFMVSYKRRRKVNPNDKEVKVAFIDEVGDHWEEYNVFHHKFLDWLQQNGYQVDEVTKMNAEELQPIIEKSPYHKATANDVDWVQKVKMQGAIQKWVDHSISVTVNVPEDTSVDMVKRIYQTAWEVGCKGCTIYRDGSRSGVLISNEKKDKKGKKGANGQSSNGNGHAKFGENHYPERPDRLDARIVRFQNNDKPWIAVIGLMDGRPYEVFTGAAIDTFKLPPYVETGWVNKAKGEDGRNRYDFQFMDRDGYRVTIEGLSRSFNKEYWNYAKLISGVLRLGMPLQQVVDLVEGLNADEDYINTWKNGVVRALKTLVPDGTKAVKAECPSCGDAHGLVYKEGCLSCVSCGYSKCN